GCCCGGGTTCGCATGGTCCCGGTCCCAACGCCATGTCACGAAGTGGAGCCAGCATGAGAAAAATAACCGCAGCCCTGACTTTCGCGGCCGTCGTGCCGCTCGCGTTCGCTGCCCTGCCCTCGAGAGCCGACACCACGCTGACGCAGCCGGTGCCGTCGGGCGTGCTGTCGCTGTCGGCGCAAGCGAGCGCCGACGTGCCGCAGGACGTCGTCGACATCACACTGTTCTACGAGAAGGAGGCGAACGACGCCGCGTCGCTGACCGATTCGCTCAATCAGCATGCCGACGCGGCGCTCAAGCAAGCCCGGGGCGTAGCGAACGTCACCGCGCATACGGGCACGTTCACGATCTACCCGATGACCGACCGCGACGGCCATATCTCATCGTGGCGCGGCCGCACGGAAGTCGTTCTCGAATCGCGCGATTTCGCCGCCGCCACGAAGCTCGCGGGGCAGATCAATTCGACGATGCAGGTCGGCAGCGTGGCGTTCTCGCTGTCGCCCGACGCGCAGCGCGCGGCCGCGGAAAAGCTCACGACCGAGGCGATCAAGAAATTCAGGGATCAGGCCGAATCGTCCGCGCGCGCGTTCGGATACGGCGGCTATACGATTCGCGAAGTCGACGTGGGCGGGGGCAACGCGCCGCCGCCGCGCCCGATGTTCGCGATGCGAGCCATGGCCGCCGCCGCGCCGGCAGCGGCCCCGCTGCCGGTCGAAGGCGGGAAGTCGACGGTGACGGTCACGGTGTCGGGTTCCGTGCAGATGACCCGCTAGCCGATGCGGCGATGACCGCCGCATCGCTCGATCAACGCGTGCCGGCACCCGCCGGCGCCGTGCGGGCGCGCCGATACGACCAGACGAGCAGCCCCGCGCCGACGATGATCATCGGCAGCGAAAGCCACTGCCCCATCGACAGCCCCAGCGCGAGCAACCCGAGGAAGTCGTCGGGCTCGCGCGCGAATTCGACGATGAAACGCGCCAGCCCGTAGCCGATGAGAAACACGGCCGACGCGGCGCCCATCGGGCGCGGCTTGCGCGTGAAAAACCACAACACGAGAAACAGCGTGATGCCTTCGAGCGCGATCTCGTAGAGCTCCGACGGATGACGCGGCAGCATGTGATATTGCGCGAACACTTCGTTCAAATGCCACTTGGCCGCCAACAGCGGATGCCGCGTGAGCCAGATCGCGTCGTCGTTCGACGCGCTCTGGAACATCATCGCCCAAGGCGCATCCGGGCTCGTCACACGGCCCCACAGTTCGCCGTTGATGAAATTGCCGAGGCGGCCGGCCGCGAGGCCCGTCGGTACCATCGGCGCAACGAAATCGGTCACTTGCAGCCAAGTGCGCTTGCGCTGATAAGCGAACAGCACCATCGCCAGCGTCACGCCGAGAAAGCCGCCGTGAAACGACATCCCGCCCTGCCAGACCTTGAAGACATCGAGCGGATGCGCGAAGTAGTAATCAGGCTTGTAGAACAAGATATAGCCGAGCCGGCCCCCGAGGATCGTGCCGAGCACGCCGTAGAACAGGATGTCGTCGATGTCCTTCGCGGTCCAGCCCTGCTCGGCGACATGCGGCAGCTTCAGCCGCAGCCGCGCGATGAAAACCGCCAGCATGAAGCCGACGAGGTACATGAGGCCGTACCAACGCACCGCAAGCGGGCCGAAATGAATCGCAATGGGATCGAAATTGGGATGAATCAGCATCGTAAGGCTTTGGGCATTGAAAAATGAGGCGTTGAACGAGCGGCTCGCGCGCCGCGCTTAAGTAGCTCGAATTGCTTAAGTCCCTTGTTCCCGCACGGCCCTGCTCGGCTTCGCCCGGCGGCCGCCTACCGGCGCGCGAGGCGCGCGCGCGTGCACGCTTGCATGGGCGCGCACGATGTCGATGAAGCCGGCCAGCACAGGGCCGACGTCGGCCGTCCGCCAGACGAGCCCCGTTTCGACGAGCGGCGTGCGCTCGGCAAGCGGCCGATAGACGACACCGGTGCGCCGCAAGTTCCGCAACGACTGCGGCACGAGCGCGACGCCCATGCCCGCCGAGACGAGACTGACGATCGTCTGCATCTGAATCGCTTCTTGTCCGATGCGGGGCGCGAGGCCCGCCGCACCGTAGCAGCCCGTAATGATGTCATAAAAGCCCGGTGCCAAACGGCGCGGGAAGATCACGAGCGGCAATTGCCCCACTTCCGACAGCGACACGGGTTCATCGAGCCAGTCGGGCGGCTCACCGCGGCCGCGATGACGCACGCCGGATGCGGGCAGCGCCGCGACGAGCGGTTCGCGCATGACGGGCAGATACGTCAGCGTCGCCGCATGACGCGGCGGCAGCGGCGGAATGATGAGGCCGGCATCGATCCGGCCCGCGACGAGTTCCTCGATCTGCACGTCGCTCGTCGCTTCCGCCAGATTCAGGCGCACGCGCGGATGGTGCGCCGCGAACTCGCGCAACAATTGCGGCAGCAGGCCGTAATCGGCCGTGGAGACGAACGAGAGCGAAAGCGCACCGGCCTCGCCGCGCGCGAGGCTTTGCGCGAGCGGCCGCAGCGCGTCGGCACCCACGAGCAGCTTGCGCACTTCGGGCAGCAGATCGGCACCGACAGCCGTGAGCTCGACCGTACGTTTCGTGCGTGCGAACAGCTCGACGCCGAGCGTTTCCTCGAGCGCACGAATCGCCTGCGACAGCGGGGGCTGGGTCATCGACAGCTTGCGGGCGGCGCGCCCGAAATGCCGCTCCTCGGCAACGGCGACGAAATAGCGCAATTGGCGCAAATCCGGTGTCATGGCGGCGGCTCCCAGCGATCGCTGTTGATATGCGTTTCGACCTAATTCGCCATGAATCATATATTGGACATGCGCAACCGGGCGCGGCATTCTGATCCGAGCCTCATGCGCGGCCCTCGCCTCGCCCGGGCAGTATTCACTCGCCCAACGGCCGGCCGCTCCCGATGAACGAACCGGAGTCTCCTCATGGCCCACAACCGTCGCTCCCAGCACATCACGCAAGGCGTCGCGCGCGCACCGAACCGCTCGATGTTCTATGCGCTCGGCTACAAGAAGGACGACTTCGACAAGCCGATGATCGGCATCGCGAACGGCCACTCCACGATCACGCCGTGCAACGCCGGCTTGCAGAAGCTCGCCGATGCGGCGGTCGCCGCGGTGAGCGAGGCCGGCGCGAATGCGCAGACGTTCGGCACGCCGACAATCTCCGACGGCATGTCGATGGGTACCGAAGGGATGAAGTACTCGCTCGTCTCGCGCGAGGTCATCGCCGACTGCGTCGAGACCTGCGTGCAGGGCCAGTGGATGGACGGCGTCGTCGTGATCGGCGGCTGCGACAAGAATATGCCGGGCGGCATGATCGCACTCGCCCGCATGAACGTGCCGGGCATTTACGTCTACGGCGGCACAATCCGCCCCGGCCACTGGAAGGGCAAGGACTTGACGATCGTGTCGTCGTTCGAGGCCGTCGGCGAGTTCACGGCCGGCCGCATGTCGAAGGAAGACTTCGACGGCATCGAGCAGAACGCCTGTCCCACCACGGGCTCGTGCGGCGGCATGTACACGGCCAACACGATGAGCTCGTCGTTCGAAGCGCTCGGTATGTCGCTGCTCTACTCGTCGACGATGGCGAACCCCGACGACGAGAAGGTCGTATCGAGCGCGCAATCGGCGCGCGTGCTCGTCGAAGCCGTGAAAAAGGATTTGAAGCCGCGCGACATCATCACGCGCGAATCGATCGAGAATGCCGTGGCGCTCATCATGGCGACGGGCGGCTCGACCAATGCGGTGCTCCACTATCTCGCGATCGCGCATGCGGCCGAAGTCGAATGGACGATCGACGATTTCGAGCGAATTCGCCAACGCGTGCCCGTCATCTGCAATTTGAAGCCGTCGGGCGACTATGTCGCGACCGACCTTCACCGCGCGGGCGGCATCCCGCAGGTGCTGAAGATTCTGCTCGACGCGGGCCTGCTGCACGGCGATTGCGTCACGATCACCGGCAAAACCATCGCCGAAGAATTGAAGGACGTACCGAGCGCGCCGCGCGCCGACCAGCAAGTGATCTTCCCGATCGAGAAGGCGCTGTACAAGGAAGGGCACTTGGCGATCCTCAAGGGCAACCTCGCCACGAACGGTGCCGTCGCGAAAATCACCGGCCTGAAGAACCCGGTGATCACGGGCCCGGCGCGCGTCTTCGACGACGAGCAAAGCGCACTCGCGGCGATCCTGGACGAGCGCATCCGTCCCGGCGACGTGCTCGTGCTGCGCTATCTCGGCCCGCAAGGCGGACCGGGCATGCCCGAAATGCTGGCCCCCACTTCCGCGCTGATCGGCAAAGGATTAGGCGAATCGGTCGGTCTCATCACCGACGGGCGCTTCTCGGGCGGAACCTGGGGCATGGTGGTCGGGCACGTCGCACCGGAAGCGTTCGTCGGCGGCACGATCGCGCTCGTGCAAGAAGGCGATTCGATCACGATCGATGCGCACGCGCTGCTGCTGCAACTGAACGTGGATGAAGCGGAACTCGCGCGTCGAAAAGCCGCGTGGAAGCAGCCGGCTCCGCGCTACGTGCACGGCGTGCTTGCCAAGTATGCGGCGCTCGCGCGCCCGGCCGACCAAGGCGCCGTGACCGGTTGACCCTCACCGCAGCCGCGCCCGCGGCGGGTGCCTATCGTTGCGACGTATGCCGCGCGAGCTCCTCGCTGACGGCATCGCGCACCCACCCCGCCACCTCCGCCTC
The sequence above is a segment of the Trinickia acidisoli genome. Coding sequences within it:
- a CDS encoding SIMPL domain-containing protein (The SIMPL domain is named for its presence in mouse protein SIMPL (signalling molecule that associates with mouse pelle-like kinase). Bacterial member BP26, from Brucella, was shown to assemble into a channel-like structure, while YggE from E. coli has been associated with resistance to oxidative stress.), with amino-acid sequence MRKITAALTFAAVVPLAFAALPSRADTTLTQPVPSGVLSLSAQASADVPQDVVDITLFYEKEANDAASLTDSLNQHADAALKQARGVANVTAHTGTFTIYPMTDRDGHISSWRGRTEVVLESRDFAAATKLAGQINSTMQVGSVAFSLSPDAQRAAAEKLTTEAIKKFRDQAESSARAFGYGGYTIREVDVGGGNAPPPRPMFAMRAMAAAAPAAAPLPVEGGKSTVTVTVSGSVQMTR
- the lgt gene encoding prolipoprotein diacylglyceryl transferase, translated to MLIHPNFDPIAIHFGPLAVRWYGLMYLVGFMLAVFIARLRLKLPHVAEQGWTAKDIDDILFYGVLGTILGGRLGYILFYKPDYYFAHPLDVFKVWQGGMSFHGGFLGVTLAMVLFAYQRKRTWLQVTDFVAPMVPTGLAAGRLGNFINGELWGRVTSPDAPWAMMFQSASNDDAIWLTRHPLLAAKWHLNEVFAQYHMLPRHPSELYEIALEGITLFLVLWFFTRKPRPMGAASAVFLIGYGLARFIVEFAREPDDFLGLLALGLSMGQWLSLPMIIVGAGLLVWSYRRARTAPAGAGTR
- a CDS encoding LysR family transcriptional regulator; the encoded protein is MTPDLRQLRYFVAVAEERHFGRAARKLSMTQPPLSQAIRALEETLGVELFARTKRTVELTAVGADLLPEVRKLLVGADALRPLAQSLARGEAGALSLSFVSTADYGLLPQLLREFAAHHPRVRLNLAEATSDVQIEELVAGRIDAGLIIPPLPPRHAATLTYLPVMREPLVAALPASGVRHRGRGEPPDWLDEPVSLSEVGQLPLVIFPRRLAPGFYDIITGCYGAAGLAPRIGQEAIQMQTIVSLVSAGMGVALVPQSLRNLRRTGVVYRPLAERTPLVETGLVWRTADVGPVLAGFIDIVRAHASVHARAPRAPVGGRRAKPSRAVREQGT
- the ilvD gene encoding dihydroxy-acid dehydratase — translated: MAHNRRSQHITQGVARAPNRSMFYALGYKKDDFDKPMIGIANGHSTITPCNAGLQKLADAAVAAVSEAGANAQTFGTPTISDGMSMGTEGMKYSLVSREVIADCVETCVQGQWMDGVVVIGGCDKNMPGGMIALARMNVPGIYVYGGTIRPGHWKGKDLTIVSSFEAVGEFTAGRMSKEDFDGIEQNACPTTGSCGGMYTANTMSSSFEALGMSLLYSSTMANPDDEKVVSSAQSARVLVEAVKKDLKPRDIITRESIENAVALIMATGGSTNAVLHYLAIAHAAEVEWTIDDFERIRQRVPVICNLKPSGDYVATDLHRAGGIPQVLKILLDAGLLHGDCVTITGKTIAEELKDVPSAPRADQQVIFPIEKALYKEGHLAILKGNLATNGAVAKITGLKNPVITGPARVFDDEQSALAAILDERIRPGDVLVLRYLGPQGGPGMPEMLAPTSALIGKGLGESVGLITDGRFSGGTWGMVVGHVAPEAFVGGTIALVQEGDSITIDAHALLLQLNVDEAELARRKAAWKQPAPRYVHGVLAKYAALARPADQGAVTG